The Arvicanthis niloticus isolate mArvNil1 chromosome 9, mArvNil1.pat.X, whole genome shotgun sequence genomic interval AAGAAGGGGATCTCTCAAGTGATAGTCAGCTGATATGTAGAGGGAGGACTGCTCTTTTTGGAACTAACCATTCCCAGACTCTAGTGCCACTCATGCTCAGAATGAGAAACAAGGAAGAATAATTTTATGCTAAATATTTTATTGGAATGATTCTTCTATAGGAATGATATTGAAGGCATCTGTCTTCTGTTcacctgaaataaataaatgaacatgaGATTAAAGATAGAATGTAAATGTATCTTTATATTTACATTGAATATAATGATACAAAAGAAAAGATACCAACAACTCATAAAGAACTTTTAGTTTCTTTGATAATTCTGTTAGAGTTAGGATATTTGACTGAGAATGAATTTAAATCACATACACCATAGATGCCTTTCATATTTTGGATGTATCTATAATCTATGTCTTTAGTAACAGGGTGGTCATCACTGGAGTTCAGGGGATGTTATGAAAGATAAGGTATTATTTAATTACCTTCTCTCTGATAAGGAACCAGATGGCTATGCAAAAAATGTCCCCAGGAAACTTGGCTGGCCTCCCTGCTGAGGTGGGCCTTGTGAGTTTCCAGGTTGAGGGGGTCTCTGAGGTGGTCCctgtgggggtgggccttgaggggGTCTCTGCTGTGGGCCTCCtggtgggggtgggccttgaggaggTCTCTGCTGGGGGCCTCCttgtgggggtgggccttgaggaggTCTCTGCTGTGGTCCTCCTGGTGGTGGTGGGCCTTGAGGGGGTCTCTGTTGTGGTCCTCCtggtgggggtgggccttgaggtggTCTCTGCTGGGGGCCTCCAGGTGGGGGTGGGCCTTGGGGAGGTCTCTGCTGGGGGCCTCCttgtgggggtgggccttgaggtggTCTCTGCTGTGGGCCTCCTGGTGGTGGTGGGCCTTGAGGGGGTCTCTGCTGTGGGCCTCCttgtgggggtgggccttgaggaggTCTCTGCTGGGGGCCTCCTGGTGAGGGTGGGCCTTGAGGTGGTCTCTGCTGGGGGCCTCCTTGTGGGGGTGGGCCTTGGGGAGGTCTCTGCTGGGGGCCTCCTGGTGGGGGTGGTCCTTGGGGAGGTCTCTGCTGGGGGCCTC includes:
- the LOC117714664 gene encoding uncharacterized protein LOC117714664, with amino-acid sequence MLVVLLTAALLVLSSAQSSEEEVIYEDSSQLLDLEQQNQGHRHPHPRPPPGGFPPRPPASDEDEDGDEDDGDDDGSGDDGNTPERPPPPPQHPQHPRPPHPGHHHGPPPPGGSQRPPQGPPPQGGPQQRSPQGPPQQGGPQQRPPQGPPSPGGPQQRPPQGPPPPGGPQQRPPQGPPPQGGPQQRPPQGPPSPGGPQQRPPQGPPPQGGPQQRPPQGPPPPGGPQQRPPQGPPPQGGPQQRPPQGPPPPGGPQQRPPQGPPPPGGPQQRPPQGPPPPGGPQQRPPQGPPPQGGPQQRPPQGPPPPGGPQQRPPQGPPPQGPPQRPPQPGNSQGPPQQGGQPSFLGTFFA